One genomic segment of Odocoileus virginianus isolate 20LAN1187 ecotype Illinois chromosome 17, Ovbor_1.2, whole genome shotgun sequence includes these proteins:
- the SLFN14 gene encoding protein SLFN14 has product MESLKMETEMLYPEITVEVGRVTFGEENRKRMTNSYLKRTENSRIIQATCALLNSGGGVIKAEIEDKTYSYRCHGLGHDLETSFQKLLPSGSQKYLDYVQQGHNLMIFVKSWNPDVFSLRICSLRSNLYQRAVTSTINLSAHSALELLREKQSRTQRGRSKMQELHSQKALDRYMQEEEDMRISASEFVKKDKLVYKEKLNFTESTHVEFKRFTTKKIIPRTKEMLPHYVSAFANTHGGYLIIGVDDKSKEVFGCQGEKVNPDLLKKEIENCIEKLPTFHFCCEKPKVNFTTKILNVYQKDVLYGHVCVVHVEPFCCVVFTEAPDSWIIRDNSVTRLSAEQWVTMMLDIQPAPSKLEADHSLHPISSASSTLRSLSYPIKVLEFKKALQQHLFPVTREKIQFKPESLCKKLFSDHKGLEELMKTQIYPCSQGFVIVSRSWASDVGLRKEQYVLCDALLIAVNSPPVLYTVLTDPTWTGGLLYAQNTARQLKQRLGTVGGYTGKVCVIPRLVYLPGTQRKPSEIALCYPRPYRLADEDEMEKLLQALIVVSLCSRSLLSDQLGCEFSNLLVVEQCELLSQSLQETRELFIHCFPGTRKTVLAMKIMEKIKDLFHCKPKEILYVCESDVLKDFVTQRTTCRAVTRKTFMGGEFPKIKHIVMDETEHFCSKYGDWYMKAKSITHPKVRAAGIENPHHGILWLFLDPFQVHHGDGNGLPPPSAQFPRKTITRGIHCALEIAMLMKEEMKRIKENPHPSVSPDTLASFREASYEEAIRAQALPGVCETETNLTTEEIARHVAERCHHLFQCGYLPGDIAILCRRAEDRGRYEPALLRAMELFETCGATKVVFSQASGVLDGHIVLDSIQQFSGLERNIVFGLSPEYALSEEVHKLCFASKAIKHLYLFYEKRATF; this is encoded by the exons ATGGAAAGCCTTAAGATGGAGACGGAAATGCTTTATCCTGAGATAACTGTAGAAGTGGGCAGAGTCACTTTCggagaggaaaacaggaagagGATGACCAATAGCTATTTGAAAAGAACTGAGAATTCTAGAATCATCCAAGCGACGTGTGCACTGTTAAATTCCGGAGGGGGTGTGATCAAAGCGGAGATTGAGGATAAGACTTACAGTTACCGATGCCACGGCCTGGGACATGATCTGGAAACTTCTTTTCAGAAGCTCCTCCCTTCAGGCTCACAGAAATACCTTGACTACGTGCAGCAGGGACACAATCTTATGATTTTTGTGAAGTCATGGAACCCAGATGTTTTCAGCCTAAGGATCTGCAGCTTGCGCTCCAATTTATATCAGAGAGCTGTGACTTCCACCATCAACTTGAGTGCCCACAGCGCCCTGGAGCTCCTCCGAGAAAAACAGTCTAGAACCCAGAGAGGAAGATCAAAGATGCAGGAGCTACATTCTCAGAAAGCTCTGGATAGATACATGCAGGAAGAGGAAGACATGAGGATAAGCGCCTCAGAATTTGTTAAAAAGGATAAGCTCGTGTATAAGGAGAAACTCAACTTCACTGAGTCCACACACGTCGAGTTTAAAAGGTTCACCACCAAAAAGATCATTCCTCGGACTAAAGAAATGCTGCCTCATTATGTCTCTGCATTTGCCAACACCCACGGGGGATACCTAATTATCGGGGTGGATGATAAGAGCAAAGAAGTGTTCGGCTGTCAGGGAGAAAAAGTGAACCCTGActtactaaaaaaagaaatagaaaactgcaTAGAAAAATTGCCTACATTCCACTTCTGCTGTGAGAAGCCAAAGGTGAACTTCACTACCAAAATCTTAAATGTATACCAAAAAGATGTCCTGTACGGTCATGTCTGTGTGGTCCACGTGGAGCCCTTCTGCTGTGTAGTATTCACAGAAGCCCCCGATTCCTGGATCATCAGGGACAATTCTGTCACGAGGCTGTCTGCTGAGCAGTGGGTAACCATGATGCTAGATATTCAACCAG ctccttCCAAGTTGGAGGCTGACCACAGCCTTCACCCGATTTCATCAGCTTCATCTACGCTAAGAAGCCTGTCATATCCCATCAAAGTCTTAGAATTTAAGAAGGCTCTCCAACAGCACCTGTTTCCAG TGACACGGGAAAAGATTCAATTTAAACCAGAATCCCTCTGTAAGAAGCTCTTCTCAGATCATAAAGGACTGGAGGAATTAATGAAGACACAGATATATCCTTGTTCTCAGGGGTTTGTGATAGTTTCCAGAAGCTGGGCTAGTGATGTCGGCTTAAGGAAGGAGCAGTATGTCCTCTGTGATGCTCTCCTAATAGCGGTGAATAGCCCCCCAGTACTCTATACAGTCTTAACAGACCCCACGTGGACTGGGGGGCTTTTGTATGCCCAGAACACTGCCCGTCAGTTAAAGCAGAGACTGGGAACTGTTGGTGGTTACACGGGGAAAGTGTGTGTCATTCCGAGGCTGGTGTacctgcctggcacacagcgcAAACCCAGTGAAATCGCTTTGTGTTATCCCCGACCCTACAGGCTTGCCGATGAGGACGAAATGGAAAAATTGTTGCAGGCACTTATTGTGGTCTCTCTCTGCTCTCGATCCCTTCTGAGTGACCAACTGGGCTGTGAATTTTCCAATTTGCTCGTAGTGGAGCAGTGTGAGTTGCTTTCACAGAGCCTTCAGGAGACACGAGAACTGTTCATCCACTGCTTTCCAGGAACCAGAAAGACAGTGCTGGCCATGAAGATCATGGAGAAAATTAAGGACTTGTTCCACTGCAAGCCCAAGGAGATCCTCTATGTTTGCGAAAGTGACGTCTTAAAGGATTTTGTGAC ACAGCGAACAACCTGCCGAGCTGTGACCCGGAAAACCTTTATGGGAGGGGAGTTCCCAAAGATCAAGCACATAGTGATGGATGAAACTGAGCATTTCTGCAGTAAATATGGTGACTGGTACATGAAGGCCAAGAGCATCACCCACCCAAAGGTGAGGGCTGCTGGAATTGAAAACCCACACCACGGGATTCTCTGGCTTTTTCTGGACCCTTTCCAAGTCCATCATGGAGACGGCAATGGCCTCCCCCCTCCATCTGCTCAGTTTCCTCGGAAAACAATCACCCGCGGGATCCACTGTGCTCTGGAAATAGCGATGctcatgaaagaagaaatgaagaggatCAAGGAAAATCCTCACCCCAGCGTGTCTCCAGACACACTGGCGTCATTCAGGGAAGCTTCGTATGAGGAAGCAATCCGTGCCCAGGCTCTGCCTGGGGTGTGTGAGACAGAGACCAACCTGACCACAGAAGAAATCGCGAGACACGTGGCAGAAAGATGTCACCACCTGTTTCAGTGTGGCTATCTGCCTGGAGACATAGCAATTCTGTGCAGGAGAGCGGAGGACCGAGGCCGCTATGAGCCTGCACTGCTAAGAGCAATGGAATTATTTGAGACCTGCGGAGCCACAAAGGTTGTGTTCAGCCAGGCCTCTGGTGTTCTGGACGGTCACATTGTTTTAGACAGCATTCAGCAGTTTTCAGGCCTGGAGAGGAATATTGTGTTTGGGCTCAGTCCGGAGTACGCCCTGTCAGAGGAAGTTCATAAGCTCTGTTTTGCCTCGAAAGCCATCAAACACCTCTACCTGTTTTATGAAAAGAGGGCAACcttctga